The stretch of DNA CATCCTTGATTCCCATCGAATCAAGCCGTGGCAGGTGTTCCTTCAGGAAGTTGTTTGCGGAACTTTCATCCGCGAAAAGGTAAACGCCGCCGCAGTCCCCCGTACGGCTGTTTTCGGTCCAGATTTTCCAGACCATGCCTGGTGTTTTGCTCAAGTGGTGGGCCAAATCGCTGGCCATTTTTGTGAAGTCCTCACCCCAAGGACCATGACTGGGAAAATCGATCTGTAGCAGAGTCATCGTGCCTCCGCCTTTATCTTAAATGTCTCATCATGTCCTGAACAGGCGTGCGCTATAAACAATCGCAT from Terriglobia bacterium encodes:
- a CDS encoding monooxygenase, with protein sequence MTLLQIDFPSHGPWGEDFTKMASDLAHHLSKTPGMVWKIWTENSRTGDCGGVYLFADESSANNFLKEHLPRLDSMGIKDVRAKVLDVNEGLSHITRAPIAATVAKTA